The proteins below are encoded in one region of Tomitella fengzijianii:
- a CDS encoding RelA/SpoT family protein: protein MGKKIDAGAATSRPDRGADRPGTPASGSTAQAGGAAGPASTAGSASTAGSASTAGPGRGALTSGTAAESGGPAPGRTGGSGGGGASGRGGAAAGTPGPGSSASASRRVRARLARRITGQRHTVVQPVLEPLAALHREVYPKADLSQLQRAYDVAAERHATQMRKSGDPYITHPLAVATILAELGMDTTTLTAALLHDTVEDTGYTLEQLTDEFGEEVAHLVDGVTKLDKVDFGAAAEAETIRKMIIAMARDPRVLVIKVADRLHNMRTMRFLPPEKQARKSKETLEVIAPLAHRLGMATVKWELEDLSFAILHPKKYDEIVRLVADRAPSRDTYLAKVRSMVSRNLESSRIHAVVEGRPKHYWSIYQKMIVKGRDFDDIHDLVGIRILCDEVRDCYAAVGVVHSLWQPMAGRFKDYIAQPRYGVYQSLHTTVVGPEGKPLEVQIRTHEMHRTAEFGIAAHWRYKELRGKNGAKTGKDSTELDDMAWMRQLLDWQREAADPGEFLESLRYDLAVREIFVFTPKGDVVTLPAGSTPVDFAYAVHTEVGHKCIGARVNGRLVALERQLENGEVVEVFTSKAPNAGPSRDWQNFVVSPRAKAKIRQWFAKERREESLESGKEAISKAVRREGLPLQRIMNADSMAAVAKELRYQDVTALYTAVGEHQVSAQHVVSRLIAHFGGIGDVEEELAERSTPSTVPAHKPASSDTGVLVTGMEGVMTKLAKCCTPVPGDEIMGFVTRGGGVSVHRVDCTNASSLREQADRILEVSWSPTSSSVFLVAIQVEALDRHRLLSDVTKVLADEKVNILSAAVTTSGDRVAISKFTFEMGDPKHLGHVLSVVRNVEGVYDVYRVTSAS, encoded by the coding sequence GTGGGAAAGAAGATCGACGCCGGCGCGGCGACGTCGCGGCCGGATCGAGGAGCGGACCGACCAGGCACCCCGGCCTCCGGCAGCACCGCACAAGCCGGCGGCGCTGCGGGGCCGGCGAGTACTGCGGGATCGGCGAGTACTGCGGGATCGGCGAGTACTGCGGGACCGGGGCGCGGCGCGCTCACGTCGGGCACCGCGGCGGAGTCCGGCGGCCCGGCGCCCGGCCGCACTGGCGGATCGGGTGGCGGCGGAGCATCGGGCCGCGGCGGCGCGGCGGCCGGTACGCCGGGTCCCGGGAGTTCCGCGTCCGCCTCGCGCAGGGTCCGTGCGCGGCTGGCCCGGCGCATCACCGGCCAGCGCCACACGGTGGTGCAGCCGGTGCTCGAACCGCTTGCGGCCCTCCACCGTGAGGTCTATCCCAAGGCCGACCTGTCGCAACTGCAGCGGGCCTACGACGTCGCGGCCGAGCGGCATGCCACGCAGATGCGCAAGTCCGGCGACCCGTACATCACCCACCCGCTCGCGGTGGCGACGATCCTGGCCGAGCTGGGCATGGACACCACCACGCTCACGGCGGCGCTGCTGCACGACACCGTGGAGGACACCGGCTACACCCTCGAGCAGCTCACCGACGAGTTCGGCGAGGAGGTGGCGCACCTGGTGGACGGCGTCACCAAGCTCGACAAGGTGGACTTCGGCGCGGCGGCGGAGGCCGAGACCATCCGCAAGATGATCATCGCCATGGCGCGCGACCCGCGCGTGCTGGTGATCAAGGTGGCGGACCGGTTGCACAACATGCGCACCATGCGGTTCCTGCCGCCGGAGAAGCAGGCCCGCAAGTCCAAGGAGACGCTCGAGGTCATCGCGCCGCTCGCGCACCGGCTGGGCATGGCCACGGTCAAGTGGGAGCTCGAAGACCTCTCCTTCGCCATCCTGCACCCCAAGAAGTACGACGAGATCGTGCGCCTGGTGGCCGACCGTGCGCCTTCGCGTGACACCTACCTGGCCAAGGTGCGTTCCATGGTGAGCCGCAACCTGGAGTCCTCGCGCATCCACGCCGTGGTGGAGGGCCGGCCCAAGCATTACTGGTCGATCTACCAGAAGATGATCGTCAAGGGACGCGACTTCGACGACATCCACGACCTGGTGGGCATCCGGATCCTGTGCGACGAGGTCCGCGACTGCTACGCGGCCGTCGGCGTGGTGCACTCGCTGTGGCAGCCGATGGCCGGGCGCTTCAAGGACTACATCGCCCAGCCCCGCTACGGCGTCTACCAGTCGCTGCACACCACCGTGGTGGGCCCGGAGGGCAAGCCGCTGGAGGTGCAGATCCGCACCCATGAGATGCACCGGACCGCGGAGTTCGGCATCGCCGCGCACTGGCGGTACAAGGAGCTGCGCGGAAAGAACGGCGCCAAGACGGGCAAGGACTCCACCGAGCTCGACGACATGGCCTGGATGCGCCAGCTGCTCGACTGGCAACGGGAGGCGGCGGACCCGGGGGAATTCCTCGAATCGTTGCGCTACGACCTGGCGGTGCGCGAGATCTTCGTGTTCACGCCCAAGGGCGACGTGGTGACGCTGCCCGCCGGCTCCACCCCGGTGGACTTCGCCTACGCCGTGCACACCGAGGTGGGGCACAAGTGCATCGGCGCCCGCGTCAACGGCCGCCTCGTGGCGCTCGAGCGGCAGCTCGAGAACGGCGAGGTGGTGGAGGTGTTCACCTCCAAGGCGCCCAACGCGGGCCCCAGTCGCGACTGGCAGAACTTCGTCGTCTCGCCGCGCGCCAAGGCCAAGATCCGGCAGTGGTTCGCCAAGGAGCGCCGCGAGGAGTCGCTGGAGTCCGGCAAGGAGGCCATCAGCAAGGCGGTGCGCCGCGAGGGGCTGCCCCTGCAGCGCATCATGAACGCCGATTCCATGGCCGCGGTGGCCAAGGAGCTGCGGTATCAGGACGTGACGGCGCTGTACACGGCGGTGGGCGAACACCAGGTGTCGGCGCAGCACGTGGTGAGCCGGCTTATCGCGCACTTCGGCGGCATCGGCGACGTCGAGGAGGAGCTCGCCGAGCGTTCCACCCCGTCCACGGTCCCCGCGCACAAGCCCGCCAGCAGCGACACCGGCGTGCTGGTGACCGGCATGGAGGGGGTGATGACCAAGCTGGCCAAGTGCTGCACCCCCGTGCCAGGCGACGAGATCATGGGTTTCGTCACCCGCGGCGGCGGCGTGAGCGTGCACCGCGTGGACTGCACCAACGCGTCGTCGCTGCGCGAGCAGGCCGACCGCATCCTCGAGGTGTCGTGGTCGCCCACCTCGTCTTCTGTGTTCCTGGTGGCGATCCAGGTGGAGGCGCTCGACCGGCACCGACTGCTCTCCGACGTCACCAAGGTGCTCGCCGACGAGAAGGTCAACATCCTGTCCGCCGCTGTCACCACCTCGGGCGACCGGGTGGCCATCAGCAAGTTCACCTTCGAGATGGGCGACCCGAAGCACCTGGGGCACGTCCTGTCCGTGGTGCGCAACGTCGAAGGCGTCTACGACGTGTACCGGGTGACGTCGGCGTCATAG
- a CDS encoding adenine phosphoribosyltransferase: MAEPLDVRAEKAAAVEDIRRLARQVPDFPQPGVLFTDLTPVFADGPALRSIMRAMAAPVAGRVDLVAGIDARGFLLGAGVALELGTGVLAVRKKGKLPPPVHSQEYALEYGSATLEVPAEAISLKGRRVLVVDDVLATGGTLRASVDLLVRCGATVESVAVVSEVPGLGGRERLGGVGLHCLTTA, translated from the coding sequence GTGGCGGAACCGCTCGATGTGCGCGCCGAGAAGGCCGCGGCGGTGGAGGACATCCGGCGGCTGGCCCGGCAGGTTCCCGACTTTCCCCAGCCGGGTGTTCTGTTCACGGACCTGACGCCGGTGTTCGCCGACGGCCCGGCGCTCCGGTCGATCATGCGCGCCATGGCCGCCCCCGTGGCGGGGCGCGTGGATCTGGTCGCGGGGATCGACGCGCGCGGATTCCTGCTGGGCGCCGGGGTCGCCCTGGAGTTGGGCACCGGCGTGCTGGCCGTGCGCAAGAAGGGCAAGCTGCCGCCGCCCGTGCACAGCCAGGAGTATGCACTCGAGTACGGTAGCGCCACCTTGGAAGTCCCGGCCGAGGCGATATCGCTGAAGGGCCGCCGCGTGCTGGTCGTCGACGACGTCCTGGCCACCGGCGGCACGCTGCGGGCCTCGGTGGACCTGCTGGTCCGGTGCGGTGCGACGGTGGAGTCGGTGGCGGTGGTCTCGGAGGTGCCCGGCCTGGGCGGCCGTGAACGCCTCGGCGGTGTGGGACTGCACTGCCTGACCACGGCCTGA
- a CDS encoding ABC transporter substrate-binding protein, with amino-acid sequence MRARRPVRAFAALAAAGLVGGLVASCSSGGSPAAGIGYVVDGAVPTYNVASAVGDESAARQAFVRVQTGFSYPGPHGETIADTDFGTVTPVAGDPSSIQYRINPAANYSDGAPVVCDDMVLAWAAQSGRFTAAGADGAEVPLFDAPVDPAMARIAAIDCEPGSREAVVHYEGDRAVKGWRSVFGATSMLPSHVVARGAAGIEPGAAAEGQEGGQGSGTSDAPGPPAPAGVDIVQAVQDEDLDAMRSIAHYWNTAFELKPGTADPGVFVSSGPYRLDTVDEDGSIELVANESWWGDKARTERIAIHPRSASVNTLAADGEIEVVDTGAGAKQAMDLGEGYATTVTATDDVEQLIFAERGPLATAAARRAVAACVPRGQIAESFAPGAPTSEATPVQDSRSTLPGTLAYGFVSGTSGGGFIEPDVAAAQAALAEAGLDGLTVRVGYRAPDARRAAAVSQMAKACAPAGIQIHDSGSADFTPQALEDGVVDAVLGGTAGSQSGPPRGPATPLARLAALTTGASGNIGGFSNGRLDEIVGTLQVTGEGADALGLTREAEQILWDEMPTLPLYRTPRQTSFVDGLHAGAPTTSWAGAGWNMDRWMVLN; translated from the coding sequence GTGCGCGCGCGGCGGCCGGTGCGGGCATTCGCGGCGCTGGCGGCGGCCGGTCTGGTCGGGGGACTGGTGGCGTCGTGCTCGTCGGGCGGGTCGCCGGCCGCGGGCATCGGATACGTGGTCGACGGCGCGGTTCCCACCTACAACGTCGCCTCGGCGGTCGGGGATGAATCCGCGGCGAGGCAGGCGTTCGTCCGCGTGCAGACCGGCTTCAGCTACCCGGGGCCGCACGGGGAGACCATCGCGGACACCGACTTCGGCACCGTCACGCCGGTGGCCGGCGATCCGTCGAGCATCCAGTACCGGATCAATCCGGCCGCGAACTACTCGGACGGCGCGCCGGTGGTCTGCGACGACATGGTCCTGGCCTGGGCGGCGCAGAGCGGACGGTTCACGGCGGCGGGCGCCGACGGGGCCGAGGTCCCGCTCTTCGACGCCCCCGTGGACCCGGCGATGGCGCGGATCGCGGCCATCGACTGCGAGCCGGGAAGCCGCGAAGCGGTCGTGCACTACGAGGGCGACCGGGCCGTCAAGGGTTGGCGGTCCGTGTTCGGGGCCACGAGCATGCTTCCGTCGCACGTCGTCGCCCGGGGCGCCGCCGGGATCGAGCCCGGAGCCGCAGCCGAGGGCCAGGAGGGCGGACAGGGCTCGGGTACGAGCGATGCCCCGGGGCCGCCGGCGCCTGCAGGCGTCGACATCGTGCAGGCGGTCCAGGACGAGGACCTCGACGCGATGCGGTCCATCGCGCACTACTGGAACACCGCCTTCGAGTTGAAGCCGGGGACCGCGGACCCGGGCGTGTTCGTGTCGTCGGGTCCGTATCGGCTGGACACGGTGGACGAGGACGGCAGCATCGAACTTGTCGCCAACGAGTCGTGGTGGGGCGACAAGGCCCGCACCGAGCGGATCGCGATCCATCCGCGCAGCGCGTCCGTCAACACCCTGGCCGCCGACGGCGAGATCGAGGTGGTCGACACGGGCGCCGGCGCCAAGCAGGCGATGGACCTGGGGGAGGGCTACGCGACGACGGTGACCGCCACCGACGACGTCGAGCAGCTGATCTTCGCCGAGCGCGGGCCGCTGGCCACGGCGGCGGCGCGCCGGGCGGTGGCCGCCTGCGTGCCGCGCGGACAGATCGCGGAGTCGTTCGCCCCCGGCGCCCCGACCTCGGAGGCCACGCCGGTGCAGGACTCGCGCAGTACGCTGCCCGGCACGCTCGCCTACGGGTTCGTCTCCGGCACGTCGGGGGGCGGTTTCATAGAACCGGACGTGGCGGCCGCGCAGGCCGCGCTCGCGGAGGCAGGACTGGACGGGCTCACCGTGCGCGTCGGCTACCGGGCCCCCGACGCGCGCCGCGCCGCCGCCGTCTCGCAGATGGCCAAGGCATGCGCCCCGGCCGGCATCCAGATCCACGATTCGGGTTCGGCCGATTTCACCCCGCAGGCGCTGGAGGACGGCGTTGTCGACGCGGTCCTGGGCGGCACCGCCGGGTCGCAGTCCGGTCCGCCGCGTGGACCCGCGACCCCGTTGGCGCGGCTGGCGGCACTGACCACCGGCGCCTCCGGCAACATCGGCGGGTTCTCCAACGGTCGACTCGACGAGATCGTCGGCACGTTGCAGGTCACCGGGGAGGGGGCCGACGCACTGGGGCTCACCCGTGAGGCCGAACAGATCCTGTGGGACGAGATGCCGACGCTGCCGCTCTACCGCACCCCGCGCCAGACTTCGTTCGTCGATGGTTTGCACGCGGGGGCCCCGACGACCTCGTGGGCGGGCGCCGGGTGGAATATGGACCGGTGGATGGTACTGAATTGA